One stretch of Pararhizobium qamdonense DNA includes these proteins:
- a CDS encoding GGDEF domain-containing protein — translation MTDKPQHDGNQAQNAAILLKVAQTMAKLGVAAFPRNYELFYEALSGNNPPLTRAVAALGAHPLQNQIEQIGITYHLSGFAAIEADAIRADTARAICAISHALTDSIAKKDVFAAMLRGFMSRLETDPVAGMSDFADEAARLRDAVAVFEREEKAFAGVMTETVTQLGGIDSQIETMRKAATRDPVTGLPNRIAFSAKLTALYDDGKATGPAALALVTVEGLREMGERHGAATVEKALKKLAPEFRKSVKKNDFVARIGTDEFAFVFHDVSADNAEAIAQRICTSVEGVQVALPNRAFTTQTLSLSTGIAMAFTASGGVDLFTQAELALRAVRSGGKPGTLVFSAAIGGRTKKTYAPQAA, via the coding sequence ATGACGGACAAGCCCCAGCACGACGGCAATCAGGCCCAGAATGCCGCGATCCTGCTCAAGGTCGCCCAGACCATGGCCAAGCTTGGCGTTGCCGCCTTCCCGCGCAATTACGAACTGTTCTACGAGGCTCTGTCCGGCAACAATCCGCCGCTGACGCGCGCGGTTGCAGCGCTTGGCGCCCATCCGCTGCAAAACCAGATCGAACAGATCGGCATCACATATCACCTCTCAGGTTTTGCCGCGATCGAAGCCGACGCCATCCGCGCCGATACCGCCCGCGCGATCTGCGCCATCAGCCATGCGCTGACGGACAGCATCGCCAAGAAGGACGTCTTTGCCGCGATGCTGCGCGGCTTCATGTCACGTCTGGAAACCGATCCGGTCGCCGGCATGTCCGACTTCGCCGATGAGGCGGCGCGCCTGCGCGATGCGGTTGCGGTGTTCGAGCGTGAGGAGAAGGCTTTTGCTGGTGTGATGACCGAAACCGTGACGCAACTTGGCGGGATTGACAGCCAGATCGAGACGATGCGCAAGGCGGCGACCCGCGACCCCGTCACCGGCCTGCCCAACCGTATCGCCTTTTCCGCCAAGCTCACCGCACTTTATGACGACGGCAAGGCGACAGGGCCGGCGGCGCTGGCGCTCGTCACCGTCGAGGGCCTGCGCGAGATGGGCGAACGCCATGGCGCCGCAACCGTCGAAAAAGCGCTGAAGAAGCTTGCACCGGAATTCCGCAAATCCGTGAAGAAAAACGATTTCGTCGCCCGTATCGGCACCGACGAGTTCGCCTTCGTCTTCCATGATGTCTCCGCTGACAATGCCGAGGCGATCGCGCAGCGGATCTGCACCTCGGTGGAAGGCGTGCAGGTTGCGCTGCCGAACCGGGCGTTCACGACGCAGACCCTCTCGCTCTCCACCGGCATCGCCATGGCCTTTACCGCGTCCGGCGGCGTCGATCTGTTCACCCAGGCCGAGCTCGCGCTGCGGGCCGTGCGCAGCGGCGGCAAGCCGGGAACCCTGGTGTTTTCCGCTGCAATCGGTGGCCGGACGAAAAAAACCTACGCTCCGCAGGCCGCCTGA
- a CDS encoding ABC-F family ATP-binding cassette domain-containing protein encodes MITLNNLSARIVGRLLIDQASVALPAGIKAGLVGKNGAGKSTLFKIITGDMEAETGSVSIPKNARIGQVAQEAPGTEEPLIEIVLKADKEREALLAEAETATDPHRIADIHMRLADIQAHSAESRAASILAGLGFDAAAQLRPASSFSGGWRMRVALAAVLFSEPDLLLLDEPTNYLDLEGTLWLEDYISKYPHTVIIISHDRDLLNTAVNAIIHLDQQKLTFYRGSYDQFERQRAEAMELQTKAKVKNDAARKHLQAFIDRFKAKASKARQAQSRVKALERMGTVSAVIEDHVQGFKFPDPEKEAASPIIALEHGTVGYTPGKPILQHLSLRIDTDDRIALLGSNGNGKSTFAKLISGRLPATGGSVQTAPGLKIGFFAQHQLDDLIPEHDAVEHVRQRMPGATEGKVRARVAQMGLATAKMSTPAKDLSGGEKARLLMGLAAFDAPNLLILDEPTNHLDIDSRNALIQALNEYTGAVILISHDRHLIEATADRLWLVKDGTVSNYDGDLEDYRSTIVQSSKGKGGKAKGNGGEEQLSKAEQRKANADKRATFAPLKKKINDVESLTAKLNKQIQALDKELEDQDLYDKFPDKAAAKVKERAETVAKLAKAEEHWMELSSQYEEAMAS; translated from the coding sequence ATGATCACGCTCAATAATCTTTCGGCCCGCATCGTCGGACGCCTTCTCATCGACCAGGCCAGTGTCGCGCTGCCGGCCGGCATCAAAGCTGGCCTCGTCGGCAAGAATGGCGCCGGCAAATCGACCCTGTTCAAAATCATCACCGGCGACATGGAAGCCGAGACCGGTTCGGTGTCGATCCCGAAGAATGCCCGCATCGGCCAGGTGGCGCAGGAAGCCCCAGGCACCGAGGAGCCGCTGATCGAGATCGTGCTGAAAGCCGACAAGGAGCGCGAGGCGCTTCTGGCCGAAGCCGAGACCGCCACCGACCCGCACCGGATCGCCGATATTCACATGCGGCTTGCCGATATCCAGGCGCATTCGGCCGAATCGCGCGCCGCCAGCATTCTCGCCGGCCTCGGCTTCGATGCCGCCGCGCAGTTGCGCCCGGCCTCGTCCTTTTCCGGCGGCTGGCGCATGCGCGTGGCGCTGGCGGCGGTGCTGTTTTCCGAGCCGGATCTGCTGCTTCTCGACGAGCCGACCAACTATCTCGACCTGGAAGGCACGCTCTGGCTTGAGGATTATATCAGCAAATATCCGCACACGGTCATCATCATCAGCCATGACCGCGACCTCCTGAACACCGCCGTCAACGCCATCATCCATCTCGACCAGCAGAAGCTGACCTTCTATCGCGGCTCCTACGACCAGTTCGAGCGCCAGCGCGCCGAGGCGATGGAATTGCAGACCAAGGCCAAGGTCAAGAACGATGCGGCGCGCAAGCATCTGCAGGCCTTCATCGACCGCTTCAAGGCCAAGGCTTCCAAGGCAAGGCAGGCGCAGAGCCGCGTCAAAGCACTGGAGCGCATGGGCACGGTTTCGGCCGTGATTGAAGATCACGTCCAGGGCTTCAAGTTCCCTGATCCGGAAAAGGAAGCCGCCTCGCCGATCATTGCGTTGGAACACGGCACCGTCGGCTATACGCCGGGCAAGCCGATCCTGCAGCACCTGTCGCTGCGCATCGATACCGACGACCGCATCGCGCTGCTCGGCTCGAACGGCAACGGCAAGTCCACCTTTGCCAAGCTGATCTCCGGCCGCCTGCCCGCCACGGGCGGCTCGGTCCAGACGGCGCCGGGCCTCAAGATCGGCTTCTTTGCCCAGCACCAGCTCGACGACCTGATCCCCGAACATGATGCCGTCGAGCATGTGCGCCAGCGCATGCCCGGTGCCACCGAAGGCAAGGTGCGCGCCCGCGTCGCCCAGATGGGCCTTGCGACCGCCAAGATGAGCACGCCCGCCAAAGACCTTTCCGGCGGCGAAAAGGCCCGGCTGCTGATGGGCCTTGCCGCCTTCGATGCGCCGAACCTTCTGATCCTCGACGAACCGACCAACCATCTGGATATTGACAGCCGCAACGCGCTGATCCAGGCGCTGAACGAATATACCGGCGCCGTCATCCTGATCTCACATGACCGCCACCTGATCGAGGCGACCGCCGACCGGCTGTGGCTGGTCAAGGACGGCACCGTCTCAAACTATGACGGCGACCTTGAGGATTACCGCTCCACCATTGTCCAGAGCTCCAAGGGCAAGGGCGGCAAGGCCAAGGGCAATGGCGGCGAGGAGCAACTGAGCAAGGCCGAGCAGCGCAAGGCCAATGCCGACAAGCGCGCCACCTTCGCGCCCTTGAAGAAAAAGATCAACGATGTCGAATCCTTGACGGCAAAACTGAACAAACAGATTCAAGCCCTCGACAAGGAACTCGAAGACCAGGACCTCTACGACAAGTTCCCCGACAAGGCCGCAGCCAAGGTCAAGGAACGCGCCGAAACCGTCGCCAAACTCGCCAAGGCCGAGGAACACTGGATGGAACTGTCCAGCCAATACGAAGAGGCGATGGCGAGCTGA
- a CDS encoding DMT family transporter, giving the protein MTPDPINLKKELALLLALATLWGASYTFIKIGVETIAPITLIATRTLIAGLLLLAVLRFRGLSLPKDKAVWGRFLVQACLNSAIPFTLIAWAEKTVDAGLAAILNSTTPIFAFLLTALLTRHEPVTGRKLFGVAAGIAGITLVVGLEALHGAGDQLPAQLAIVAATICYAGAAIFGRGFKSLDPMMPAAGSLICGAIILIPLSLIIDRPWTLAPSTASILALLGLSVFSTALAFVIYFRLVHTLGSVGTTAQAYLRVPIGVAIGVVFLGETISSTALIGLACVITGVAAMTIPARKRAAA; this is encoded by the coding sequence ATGACACCGGACCCGATAAACCTGAAAAAAGAACTGGCGCTGCTTCTGGCGCTCGCAACGCTCTGGGGCGCCTCCTACACCTTCATCAAGATCGGCGTGGAGACCATCGCGCCGATCACGTTGATTGCCACCCGCACCCTGATCGCCGGCCTGCTCCTGCTGGCGGTCCTGCGCTTTCGCGGGCTGTCCCTGCCGAAGGACAAGGCGGTCTGGGGCCGGTTCCTGGTTCAAGCCTGTCTAAACAGCGCCATCCCCTTCACGCTGATCGCCTGGGCGGAAAAAACCGTGGATGCGGGGCTGGCTGCAATCCTCAATTCGACCACCCCGATCTTCGCCTTTCTGCTGACAGCGCTGTTGACGCGCCATGAACCCGTGACGGGACGCAAGCTCTTCGGCGTCGCCGCTGGAATTGCAGGGATTACCCTCGTGGTCGGCCTGGAAGCGCTGCACGGCGCCGGCGACCAGCTGCCGGCCCAGCTTGCGATCGTGGCAGCGACGATCTGCTATGCAGGCGCCGCCATCTTCGGCCGTGGCTTCAAGTCGCTTGATCCGATGATGCCGGCCGCAGGCTCGCTGATCTGCGGCGCGATTATCCTGATACCGCTCAGCCTCATTATCGACCGGCCATGGACATTGGCGCCGTCTACAGCCTCGATCCTCGCCTTGCTCGGTCTCTCGGTCTTTTCGACGGCACTCGCCTTCGTCATCTATTTCCGGCTGGTGCACACGCTGGGCTCGGTCGGCACGACGGCGCAGGCCTATCTGCGCGTCCCCATCGGCGTGGCGATCGGTGTTGTCTTTCTCGGCGAAACCATCAGCAGCACGGCCCTCATCGGCCTTGCCTGCGTCATCACCGGCGTCGCGGCCATGACGATCCCGGCGCGCAAGCGGGCCGCCGCCTGA
- a CDS encoding DMT family transporter, translating into MDRMASGWINGLIGVVIFSGSLPATRVAVMQLDPVFLTVARAAIAGLLALCLLLAFRQKRPSRADIVSLVVVALGVVLGFPLLTALALQHVTSAHSIVFIGLLPLSTAIFGVLRGGERPKPAFWLFSALGSALVAGFALMQGGASSPLGDGLMLAAIIVCGLGYAEGARLSRTLGGWQVISWALVISLPVMIALSVAFRPQAFSDVALPAWLGLAYVSLFSMLIGFIFWYRGLVQGGIAAVGQLQLLQPFFGLALAATLLHEPVSPMMLVVTLAVILCVAAARKFAR; encoded by the coding sequence ATGGACCGGATGGCGAGCGGATGGATCAACGGATTGATCGGCGTGGTGATCTTCAGCGGCTCGCTGCCGGCCACCCGCGTCGCGGTCATGCAGCTCGACCCGGTCTTCCTGACGGTGGCGCGCGCGGCGATTGCCGGTCTGCTGGCGCTGTGCCTGCTGCTCGCCTTCCGCCAGAAGCGCCCCTCGCGCGCCGATATCGTCTCGCTCGTGGTGGTGGCGCTCGGCGTGGTCCTTGGGTTTCCGCTGTTGACGGCGCTGGCGCTGCAGCACGTCACCTCGGCCCATTCCATCGTCTTCATCGGCCTGCTTCCGCTCTCGACGGCGATCTTCGGCGTGCTGCGCGGCGGCGAGCGGCCAAAGCCGGCATTCTGGCTGTTTTCGGCGCTTGGCAGCGCGCTGGTGGCCGGCTTTGCCCTGATGCAAGGCGGCGCGTCGTCGCCGCTCGGCGACGGGCTGATGCTGGCGGCGATCATCGTCTGCGGCCTCGGCTATGCCGAAGGGGCAAGGCTGTCGCGCACGCTGGGCGGCTGGCAAGTGATCTCCTGGGCGCTCGTCATTTCACTGCCGGTGATGATTGCCCTCTCAGTCGCCTTCAGGCCGCAGGCTTTCTCCGATGTGGCGCTGCCGGCCTGGCTCGGTCTTGCCTATGTCTCGCTGTTCAGCATGCTGATCGGCTTCATCTTCTGGTATCGCGGCCTCGTGCAGGGCGGCATCGCCGCCGTCGGGCAGTTGCAACTGCTGCAGCCGTTCTTTGGCCTTGCGCTGGCAGCAACCCTTTTGCATGAACCGGTAAGCCCGATGATGCTGGTGGTCACGCTCGCCGTCATCCTCTGCGTTGCCGCTGCGCGAAAATTTGCCCGCTAG